One genomic window of Magnolia sinica isolate HGM2019 chromosome 3, MsV1, whole genome shotgun sequence includes the following:
- the LOC131239730 gene encoding serine/threonine-protein kinase TOR-like isoform X2 translates to MVEAMVALVILDQLMVRYAQCQLLPINPCLQELVEAPKLEIVEKLLIAAIADADVSVRQSVFLSLYGNGGFDEFLAQANSLSAIFVALNDEDFDVREFAISVAGRLSEKNPAYVLLALRCHLIQLLMHLEQSRLLSCRWVVMMQ, encoded by the exons ATGGTGGAAGCCATGGTTGCTTTGGTTATTTTGGATCAATTGATGGTGCGGTATGCACAATGTCAGCTGCTACCCATCAACCCTTGCCTCCAAGAACTTGTGGAGGCACCAAAGCTTGAG ATTGTGGAGAAACTTCTAATTGCTGCCATTGCAGATGCTGATGTTAGTGTTCGTCAGTCAGTCTTTCTATCTCTGTATGGAAATGGAGGTTTCGATGAATTTTTGGCACAGGCTAATAGTTTGAGTGCTATCTTTGTTGCTCTTAATGATGAG GATTTTGATGTTCGAGAGTTTGCTATATCAGTTGCTGGTAGATTGTCTGAAAAGAATCCAGCATATGTTCTGCTTGCACTTCGTTGCCATCTCATACAATTGTTGATGCATCTTGAGCAAAG TAGGTTGCTGTCCTGCAGATGGGTAGTTATGATGCAATGA
- the LOC131239730 gene encoding serine/threonine-protein kinase TOR-like isoform X4: MVEAMVALVILDQLMVRYAQCQLLPINPCLQELVEAPKLEIVEKLLIAAIADADVSVRQSVFLSLYGNGGFDEFLAQANSLSAIFVALNDEDFDVREFAISVAGRLSEKNPAYVLLALRCHLIQLLMHLEQRWVVMMQ; encoded by the exons ATGGTGGAAGCCATGGTTGCTTTGGTTATTTTGGATCAATTGATGGTGCGGTATGCACAATGTCAGCTGCTACCCATCAACCCTTGCCTCCAAGAACTTGTGGAGGCACCAAAGCTTGAG ATTGTGGAGAAACTTCTAATTGCTGCCATTGCAGATGCTGATGTTAGTGTTCGTCAGTCAGTCTTTCTATCTCTGTATGGAAATGGAGGTTTCGATGAATTTTTGGCACAGGCTAATAGTTTGAGTGCTATCTTTGTTGCTCTTAATGATGAG GATTTTGATGTTCGAGAGTTTGCTATATCAGTTGCTGGTAGATTGTCTGAAAAGAATCCAGCATATGTTCTGCTTGCACTTCGTTGCCATCTCATACAATTGTTGATGCATCTTGAGCAAAG ATGGGTAGTTATGATGCAATGA
- the LOC131239730 gene encoding serine/threonine-protein kinase TOR-like isoform X3, producing the protein MVEAMVALVILDQLMVRYAQCQLLPINPCLQELVEAPKLEIVEKLLIAAIADADVSVRQSVFLSLYGNGGFDEFLAQANSLSAIFVALNDEDFDVREFAISVAGRLSEKNPAYVLLALRCHLIQLLMHLEQRLLSCRWVVMMQ; encoded by the exons ATGGTGGAAGCCATGGTTGCTTTGGTTATTTTGGATCAATTGATGGTGCGGTATGCACAATGTCAGCTGCTACCCATCAACCCTTGCCTCCAAGAACTTGTGGAGGCACCAAAGCTTGAG ATTGTGGAGAAACTTCTAATTGCTGCCATTGCAGATGCTGATGTTAGTGTTCGTCAGTCAGTCTTTCTATCTCTGTATGGAAATGGAGGTTTCGATGAATTTTTGGCACAGGCTAATAGTTTGAGTGCTATCTTTGTTGCTCTTAATGATGAG GATTTTGATGTTCGAGAGTTTGCTATATCAGTTGCTGGTAGATTGTCTGAAAAGAATCCAGCATATGTTCTGCTTGCACTTCGTTGCCATCTCATACAATTGTTGATGCATCTTGAGCAAAG GTTGCTGTCCTGCAGATGGGTAGTTATGATGCAATGA
- the LOC131239730 gene encoding serine/threonine-protein kinase TOR-like isoform X1 encodes MVEAMVALVILDQLMVRYAQCQLLPINPCLQELVEAPKLEIVEKLLIAAIADADVSVRQSVFLSLYGNGGFDEFLAQANSLSAIFVALNDEDFDVREFAISVAGRLSEKNPAYVLLALRCHLIQLLMHLEQSADSKCREESAKLLGCLIRSLML; translated from the exons ATGGTGGAAGCCATGGTTGCTTTGGTTATTTTGGATCAATTGATGGTGCGGTATGCACAATGTCAGCTGCTACCCATCAACCCTTGCCTCCAAGAACTTGTGGAGGCACCAAAGCTTGAG ATTGTGGAGAAACTTCTAATTGCTGCCATTGCAGATGCTGATGTTAGTGTTCGTCAGTCAGTCTTTCTATCTCTGTATGGAAATGGAGGTTTCGATGAATTTTTGGCACAGGCTAATAGTTTGAGTGCTATCTTTGTTGCTCTTAATGATGAG GATTTTGATGTTCGAGAGTTTGCTATATCAGTTGCTGGTAGATTGTCTGAAAAGAATCCAGCATATGTTCTGCTTGCACTTCGTTGCCATCTCATACAATTGTTGATGCATCTTGAGCAAAG TGCAGATAGCAAATGCAGAGAAGAAAGTGCTAAACTCTTGGGTTGCCTAATTCGCAGCCTAATGTTGTAG